In Penaeus monodon isolate SGIC_2016 chromosome 26, NSTDA_Pmon_1, whole genome shotgun sequence, the following are encoded in one genomic region:
- the LOC119590156 gene encoding putative nitrilase-like protein NIT1 yields the protein MPKTVIAALQIGTSPDGSASTVENILKYEPEIIETGCKLLVLPEALLGGYPKGSSFGTRLGFRTPEGRDEFLKYWKQAVDISGPEVDSLCKLARRAKTFIVVGIVERGGSTLYCTALFISDQGEVVAKHRKVLPTASERLIWGRGDGSTLPLVKTPAGLAGAAICWENYMPLLRYAMYAKGIQIWCAPTVDERDIWQTSMKHISYEGRTFLVSACQYQPPPSEEMIAALGLPEGRPIIRGGSVIYSPMGEPLAGPVYDKEALLKAEIDLDDIIRARYDMDVVGHYARPDIFQLVVDEKPKNSMDCQ from the coding sequence ATGCCAAAAACAGTGATTGCCGCCCTGCAGATTGGGACAAGCCCAGACGGTTCTGCATCCACCGTTGAAAACATTCTCAAATATGAACCTGAAATCATAGAGACTGGCTGCAAATTGTTAGTCTTACCCGAAGCTCTCCTGGGAGGATACCCCAAAGGCTCTTCTTTCGGCACGAGGCTGGGCTTCAGGACGCCTGAGGGCAGAGACGAGTTTCTCAAGTACTGGAAGCAGGCGGTGGACATCTCGGGCCCCGAAGTGGACTCACTCTGCAAGCTGGCGAGGAGAGCGAAGACCTTCATCGTCGTGGGCATCGTCGAACGGGGCGGCTCCACGCTGTACTGCACCGCCCTCTTCATCTCGGACCAGGGCGAGGTCGTCGCGAAGCACCGGAAAGTGCTTCCGACGGCCAGCGAGAGGCTGATCTGGGGCCGCGGCGACGGCTCCACTTTGCCCCTCGTCAAGACACCCGCCGGGCTGGCCGGAGCTGCCATATGCTGGGAGAACTACATGCCCCTCCTACGCTACGCCATGTACGCCAAAGGCATTCAGATTTGGTGCGCGCCCACGGTGGACGAAAGGGACATCTGGCAGACGAGCATGAAGCACATATCCTACGAAGGACGCACATTCCTGGTGAGCGCATGCCAGTACCAGCCTCCTCCCTCGGAAGAGATGATTGCAGCTTTGGGGCTCCCGGAGGGTCGGCCTATAATCCGAGGGGGGTCCGTCATTTACTCGCCCATGGGAGAGCCGTTGGCCGGCCCTGTGTACGACAAGGAGGCGCTCTTGAAAGCCGAGATCGACCTGGATGACATCATTCGAGCTCGCTACGACATGGACGTCGTCGGTCACTACGCTCGGCCCGACATCTTCCAGCTGGTGGTGGACGAGAAGCCGAAGAACTCCATGGACTGTCAGTAA